A stretch of the Glandiceps talaboti chromosome 23, keGlaTala1.1, whole genome shotgun sequence genome encodes the following:
- the LOC144453216 gene encoding melatonin receptor type 1A-A-like: MNITENDSDVYSPIMNTTYRNDEILYAMNGSGAMGQNITSADDMVMFFKLSETEKICAIIVIILIVPVIIIGIFGNLTVCWVVATVKKLQTPANIQLVMLAVVDFANCIIPAPILLFRAVYVLMHANALSIDDTIYNVGFTPLCHILRFVQYCAVGTSTCMITSLSITRAMGMSGKFSREVIKRCFIASMIACTLFGSGVAFGLTISSASCDTMIDDLTFRKRLQKTFDLFLMGSMIISQIMVTTVYVGITIVKKRHRNATKEIFKNISKSLDKRDLATIRICFILVTFIFVSYLPIIFTVALRQSDLLRVKIDFLYTWIQIAIVFANSAINPVVYALMSNNFRSNLCFVRRRRLQKEPKRQKGKMRETTDKILELENVISDGKLPDVTINDDLNAGQDFENVVEANFGNINIGFQCD, encoded by the coding sequence ATGAATATCACAGAAAACGACAGTGACGTTTATTCACCTATCATGAACACTACATACAGAAATGATGAAATCTTGTATGCCATGAACGGGTCTGGTGCAATGGGACAAAATATCACCTCAGCTGACGACATGGTGATGTTTTTCAAATTGAGTGAAACTGAGAAGATATGTGctatcattgtcatcattttgaTTGTGCCTGTCATCATCATCGGCATCTTTGGTAACTTAACTGTTTGCTGGGTTGTCGCTACGGTGAAGAAGTTACAAACACCTGCCAACATTCAACTTGTCATGTTAGCTGTAGTTGACTTTGCAAACTGTATAATCCCAGCTCCGATATTGCTTTTCAGAGCAGTGTATGTATTGATGCATGCTAATGCACTGAGTATTGATGATACTATCTATAATGTTGGATTTACTCCACTATGTCATATATTGAGATTTGTTCAATATTGTGCAGTGGGAACATCGACTTGTATGATTACAAGTTTGAGTATAACACGTGCAATGGGTATGAGCGGGAAATTTAGTCGAGAAGTCATAAAAAGGTGTTTTATTGCATCAATGATTGCCTGCACCCTATTTGGCAGTGGGGTTGCATTCGGTTTAACGATTAGTAGTGCTTCATGCGATACAATGATAGATGATCTTACCTTTCGCAAAAGATTACAAAAAACATTTGACCTTTTTCTTATGGGGTCAATGATCATATCCCAAATTATGGTAACCACTGTCTATGTCGGTATCACAATCGTCAAAAAACGTCACCGAAATGCTACAAAAGAAATCTTTAAAAACATCAGCAAATCATTAGACAAACGTGATCTGGCAACGATTCGAATATGCTTCATTTTGGTTACATTCATATTTGTGTCCTACTTACCGATCATTTTTACTGTAGCCCTTAGGCAATCCGATCTTCTCCGGGTGAAAATCGATTTTCTGTACACATGGATCCAGATTGCCATTGTGTTTGCAAATAGTGCCATCAACCCTGTTGTGTATGCCCTTATGTCTAATAATTTCCGATCAAACTTATGCTTTGTAAGGCGTCGAAGGTTACAGAAAGAACCTAAACGCCAGAAGGGAAAAATGAGAGAAACGACAGATAAGATACTCGAATTAGAAAATGTAATCTCAGATGGAAAATTGCCAGATGTTACTATTAATGATGATTTAAATGCTGGGCAGGATTTCGAAAATGTAGTGGAAGCCAATTTTGGAAACATTAATATTGGGTTTCAATGTGAttaa